In the Leptospira sp. WS4.C2 genome, one interval contains:
- the lipA gene encoding lipoyl synthase produces MNPLKKKPRSKNTSPRIHLPEWMKVRVSFPTEGDALSLVRSEVESKKLHTVCESASCPNLNHCWNRRTATYMLSGDICTRRCQYCDVAFGRPNPLDLEEPERVARSVAELELRHVVLTAVNRDDLKDGGAAHFAETITKIKSYRPECSIEVLIPDFKAKEESLQILYASKPNIINHNIETVERLFPTITPQKNYKRSLTVLSHIAKHGFLTKSGLILGLGEKDEDIKQCLGDLFHHGVRMLTIGQYLQPGPTHYPVQEFIKPETFQLWKEYAYTIGFKTVASGPLVRSSYHADEYFSDEASN; encoded by the coding sequence ATGAATCCGTTAAAAAAGAAACCTCGCTCTAAAAATACGAGCCCCCGGATCCACCTTCCCGAGTGGATGAAAGTGCGAGTGAGCTTTCCGACAGAGGGGGATGCCTTAAGTCTAGTGCGCAGTGAGGTCGAGTCTAAAAAACTTCATACTGTTTGTGAGTCTGCCAGCTGCCCAAACCTGAACCATTGTTGGAACCGACGCACGGCAACCTATATGTTATCTGGTGACATTTGCACAAGGCGCTGCCAATATTGTGACGTAGCCTTTGGCAGACCAAATCCTCTTGATTTAGAAGAACCGGAGCGAGTGGCAAGGTCTGTGGCTGAATTGGAACTACGGCATGTAGTTCTTACCGCTGTCAACCGAGACGATTTGAAAGATGGGGGGGCTGCCCATTTCGCAGAAACCATCACTAAAATCAAATCCTATCGTCCCGAATGCTCCATTGAAGTACTCATTCCTGATTTTAAAGCAAAAGAAGAGTCTTTACAAATCCTCTACGCCTCAAAACCCAATATCATCAACCACAACATTGAAACCGTAGAACGGTTATTTCCCACAATCACTCCTCAAAAGAACTATAAACGTTCGCTTACGGTTCTATCGCATATTGCTAAACATGGGTTCCTAACAAAAAGTGGGCTCATCCTAGGGCTTGGAGAAAAGGATGAGGATATCAAACAATGTTTAGGGGATCTTTTCCATCATGGAGTTCGGATGCTTACCATTGGCCAATACCTCCAACCCGGACCCACTCACTACCCTGTTCAAGAATTTATCAAACCAGAAACTTTCCAGCTTTGGAAGGAATATGCTTATACCATCGGTTTCAAAACTGTAGCTTCAGGGCCACTGGTTCGCTCTTCTTACCATGCTGACGAATATTTTTCAGACGAAGCAAGTAATTAG
- a CDS encoding pseudouridine synthase: MRINAFLAKLGLGSRRKVEELVLAGRIKVNGSTITDLSFQVEDTDSISFDGKSVQMEEESLKRPKIIAFNKPPGYLTSHEDKFHENTIFSLLPEAFQKYNYAGRLDLDSRGLLLLSIDGDFIQKVTHPRNKIDKEYIISLKQPVAWKPIADEFMLGVREGGETLRALAVKPANVVPEKTAPGFTSYLSIILKEGKKRQIRRMCKAKEMVVLDLYRIRIGKLDLRDFVLEEGKYKVVTEEQVLGKPAS; the protein is encoded by the coding sequence ATGAGGATCAACGCATTTCTAGCCAAATTAGGTCTCGGTTCCCGTCGGAAAGTTGAAGAATTGGTCCTCGCAGGCCGAATCAAAGTCAACGGAAGTACCATCACAGACCTTTCCTTTCAAGTCGAAGATACAGATTCCATCAGCTTTGATGGAAAATCGGTACAAATGGAAGAGGAGTCTCTAAAAAGACCCAAAATCATTGCCTTCAACAAACCGCCAGGTTACTTAACTTCTCACGAAGATAAGTTTCATGAGAATACGATCTTCTCACTTCTGCCGGAAGCCTTTCAAAAATACAATTATGCTGGCCGATTGGACTTAGATTCCCGGGGGCTTTTACTTTTGTCTATAGATGGGGACTTTATCCAAAAAGTCACTCATCCACGAAACAAAATCGATAAAGAATATATCATCAGTTTGAAACAACCCGTAGCTTGGAAGCCCATTGCCGATGAATTTATGTTAGGTGTGAGAGAAGGTGGGGAAACTCTTCGGGCTCTTGCCGTAAAACCAGCCAATGTGGTTCCCGAAAAAACTGCTCCCGGTTTTACGAGTTACCTCAGTATCATCTTAAAAGAAGGAAAAAAACGCCAGATCCGCAGAATGTGTAAAGCAAAGGAAATGGTGGTTCTTGATCTCTATCGGATTCGGATTGGAAAATTGGATCTACGGGACTTTGTACTCGAAGAAGGAAAATACAAAGTAGTCACCGAAGAACAGGTTCTTGGAAAACCGGCTTCTTAA
- a CDS encoding DUF1574 domain-containing protein, which yields MKSKPFLLYPVVLFFFVFLVDKIFLLPVFHEEFLQAGNSVFYFQRKVLAKRLLSDEEAAKKKLALVFGDSRSYPFSELGIPEPHRKDWTLYNFSSPQGIPMNSYIQLKKLLDSGVKPEFVILSLSPEAFDDNKGFILSPFLRMGCDKDCLDIVWKDIPLKEKWAYFLDKVFSIRSVELNLSLFSSRLKQKKLKEYKSLHNQEFQFINYTKGEYLMYGVQANPVEKIKKDTLRIGSLYMSSYSLGKSQKPYVEAFLDLTRKEKIKTLVLWPKVYGDYYKYYEKFHIKEVWWDPMETLATSYGAYPLNWNKVGTCDLFNDASHQSAFCFIDQMKEIWVNYAER from the coding sequence TTGAAATCAAAACCGTTTTTATTATATCCAGTGGTTCTTTTCTTTTTTGTCTTTTTGGTAGATAAAATTTTTCTTTTGCCAGTCTTTCATGAGGAGTTCCTCCAAGCAGGCAATTCGGTTTTTTATTTCCAAAGAAAAGTGCTAGCGAAACGACTGTTAAGCGACGAAGAAGCTGCTAAGAAAAAACTAGCACTTGTTTTTGGAGATTCTCGGTCCTATCCCTTTTCTGAATTAGGAATTCCCGAACCACATCGTAAAGATTGGACTTTATATAATTTCAGTAGCCCACAGGGAATTCCTATGAATTCCTATATCCAATTAAAAAAACTTTTGGACTCAGGTGTCAAACCGGAGTTTGTCATTTTATCGCTAAGTCCAGAGGCCTTTGATGATAATAAAGGATTCATTTTGTCTCCTTTCCTTAGGATGGGTTGTGACAAAGATTGTTTGGACATTGTTTGGAAAGACATCCCCCTTAAAGAAAAATGGGCTTATTTTTTAGATAAAGTTTTTTCGATTCGCAGCGTAGAGTTAAACCTATCTCTTTTTAGCTCTCGATTGAAACAAAAAAAACTTAAAGAATATAAATCTCTCCACAACCAGGAATTTCAATTCATCAATTATACAAAGGGTGAATATTTGATGTATGGGGTGCAGGCCAATCCGGTAGAAAAAATTAAAAAGGATACTCTTCGCATTGGAAGTTTGTATATGAGTTCTTATTCGTTAGGTAAGTCACAAAAACCTTATGTAGAAGCATTTTTAGATCTTACTAGAAAGGAAAAAATCAAAACCCTTGTACTTTGGCCCAAGGTTTATGGTGATTATTATAAGTATTATGAAAAGTTTCATATAAAAGAAGTTTGGTGGGATCCGATGGAAACGTTGGCTACATCTTATGGCGCCTACCCATTGAACTGGAACAAAGTTGGAACTTGCGATTTATTTAATGACGCTTCTCACCAATCCGCATTTTGTTTTATTGACCAGATGAAAGAGATTTGGGTGAACTACGCTGAAAGATAG
- a CDS encoding HPP family protein, giving the protein MISSTVSIWSILTITNLSGHSLLIGSFGATAVLLFAVPDAPLSQPRNLIGGHLISAAIAVILVATLGTNFFTIGFSVGLSIFVMYWTHTLHPPGGATAMIGVLGGVGVDFILFPVLIGVLILLVNALLINNLVHHRKYPVVWF; this is encoded by the coding sequence TTGATTAGTAGCACTGTATCAATTTGGTCAATCCTTACAATTACCAATTTATCGGGGCATTCTCTTCTCATTGGTTCGTTTGGAGCCACTGCTGTACTTTTGTTTGCTGTACCGGACGCACCTCTTTCCCAACCAAGAAATTTAATTGGAGGGCATTTAATTTCTGCCGCCATTGCTGTGATCCTTGTGGCGACTCTAGGAACCAATTTTTTTACTATCGGATTTTCTGTGGGGCTTTCTATTTTTGTAATGTATTGGACTCACACCTTACATCCACCAGGTGGTGCGACGGCTATGATTGGTGTGCTTGGAGGAGTGGGAGTGGATTTTATTTTATTTCCGGTGCTAATCGGAGTTTTGATACTGCTTGTAAATGCTTTATTAATCAATAATTTGGTCCACCACCGAAAGTATCCGGTGGTGTGGTTTTAG
- the fsa gene encoding fructose-6-phosphate aldolase, with protein sequence MNLFLDTANIDEIKKVHELGLLDGITTNPSIIAKSGRKFTEVIKEICSFVKGPVSAEVLATDAPTMIKEGIELSKIAENVVVKVPLIPEGMKAVKAFSEQGIQTNVTLCFTANQALLAAKAGASFISPFVGRLDDIGYDGLELISEIRDIYDNYGIETQILAASVRHPIHFKEVALRGADCVTLPYSVFEMLFKHPLTDSGLAKFIEDSKKLNW encoded by the coding sequence ATGAATTTATTTTTAGACACAGCCAACATAGACGAAATTAAAAAAGTCCATGAACTTGGTCTCCTAGATGGGATCACTACGAACCCATCCATCATCGCAAAATCCGGTCGTAAGTTTACGGAAGTCATCAAAGAAATCTGTAGTTTTGTAAAAGGTCCCGTAAGTGCAGAAGTTCTAGCCACAGACGCACCTACAATGATCAAAGAAGGGATAGAGCTTTCTAAAATTGCAGAGAACGTAGTCGTAAAAGTTCCTTTAATTCCAGAAGGAATGAAAGCTGTGAAAGCTTTTTCAGAACAAGGAATCCAAACAAACGTGACCCTTTGTTTCACTGCCAACCAAGCGCTTCTTGCTGCTAAAGCTGGTGCCAGTTTCATCTCTCCCTTTGTGGGTCGTTTGGATGATATTGGTTACGATGGATTGGAACTGATCTCTGAGATCCGAGACATTTATGACAACTACGGAATCGAAACACAAATCCTTGCGGCTTCCGTTCGTCACCCCATCCATTTCAAAGAAGTGGCACTTCGTGGTGCCGATTGTGTTACCCTACCTTATTCAGTATTTGAAATGCTTTTCAAACATCCACTCACTGACAGCGGGCTTGCAAAGTTTATAGAAGATTCTAAAAAACTAAACTGGTAA
- the purH gene encoding bifunctional phosphoribosylaminoimidazolecarboxamide formyltransferase/IMP cyclohydrolase, with translation MIEIKRVLVSVSDKAGITEICSFLAKNGVEILSTGGTYDALSKVGIPVKKVDEFTGFPEILHGRVKTLHPKIHGGLLGDTTNPDHVKQMESNGIVPITLVIVNLYPFVKTVMKPDVTLEDAIENIDIGGPSMLRSAAKNHKNVVVLTDPKDYESFQTEFTTNKGKVSRETAFKYAAKVFSETASYDSAISTFFNKKLDIKYPEKITLAFNKKQKLRYGENPHQDAAFYEPLFIKSQFEALQGKELSFNNMLDFDAAFHVASLLPKNAVSIVKHLNPCGIAFGETVLESFELARKTDPISAFGGIIGIHGRVEKESAEEMTKNFVEGVIAESFSDEALEIFAKKPNVRLIPIAKFDEALDELDLRSLHHGLLIQNRDYDLITKDKLKIVSKKQPTADDLEGLMFAWNCVKFIKSNAIVYTDQNSTLGIGAGQMSRVDSVELGAMKAQKVGLSVVGSYVGSDAFFPFRDGIDAIAKVGAKAIIQPGGSIRDEEVIQAADEHGLIMVFTGMRHFRH, from the coding sequence ATGATCGAAATCAAAAGAGTACTCGTATCCGTATCCGACAAAGCCGGAATTACGGAGATCTGTTCCTTCTTAGCGAAAAACGGTGTGGAAATTCTTTCCACCGGTGGAACCTATGATGCCCTCTCCAAAGTTGGAATTCCTGTTAAAAAAGTAGATGAGTTTACTGGTTTTCCAGAAATCCTCCACGGCCGAGTGAAAACCCTCCACCCGAAAATCCATGGAGGACTTCTTGGTGACACAACCAATCCTGACCATGTGAAACAAATGGAAAGTAATGGAATTGTTCCCATCACTCTTGTCATTGTGAATTTGTATCCGTTTGTCAAAACAGTGATGAAACCAGATGTAACCTTGGAAGATGCCATCGAAAACATTGATATCGGTGGACCATCTATGCTACGTTCGGCGGCAAAAAATCATAAAAACGTTGTCGTTCTTACTGATCCCAAAGATTACGAATCCTTCCAAACTGAGTTTACAACAAACAAAGGAAAAGTTTCTCGTGAAACAGCATTCAAATATGCAGCCAAAGTATTTTCGGAAACCGCATCTTACGATTCAGCGATCTCCACATTTTTTAATAAAAAACTAGATATCAAATATCCTGAGAAAATTACTTTAGCTTTTAACAAAAAACAAAAACTTCGTTATGGTGAAAACCCGCACCAAGATGCGGCTTTTTATGAACCGCTATTTATCAAATCGCAGTTTGAAGCTTTACAGGGAAAAGAACTCTCTTTTAATAATATGTTGGATTTTGATGCGGCCTTCCATGTAGCAAGCCTACTTCCGAAAAATGCTGTCTCCATTGTAAAACACCTAAACCCATGTGGGATTGCTTTTGGTGAAACAGTTTTAGAATCCTTTGAGCTCGCAAGAAAAACAGATCCTATTTCTGCTTTTGGGGGAATCATAGGAATCCATGGCCGAGTGGAAAAAGAATCTGCGGAAGAGATGACAAAAAACTTTGTCGAAGGTGTGATTGCCGAAAGTTTTTCAGATGAGGCTTTAGAGATTTTTGCAAAAAAACCTAATGTTCGTTTGATCCCCATTGCCAAATTTGATGAAGCTCTTGACGAACTCGATTTACGTTCGCTTCACCATGGCCTACTCATTCAAAATCGCGACTATGATTTGATCACTAAAGACAAATTGAAAATTGTTTCCAAAAAACAACCAACAGCTGATGATTTAGAAGGTTTGATGTTTGCTTGGAACTGTGTGAAATTTATCAAATCCAATGCCATTGTTTATACGGACCAAAACTCAACTCTAGGAATTGGAGCGGGACAAATGTCTCGAGTGGATTCGGTAGAACTCGGCGCGATGAAAGCACAAAAAGTTGGTCTTTCTGTTGTGGGATCTTATGTGGGAAGTGATGCTTTTTTTCCATTCCGAGATGGGATCGATGCCATTGCCAAAGTCGGTGCGAAAGCAATCATCCAACCAGGTGGTTCCATCCGGGATGAAGAAGTGATCCAAGCTGCTGACGAACATGGTCTTATCATGGTCTTTACTGGAATGAGGCATTTCCGTCACTAA
- the purN gene encoding phosphoribosylglycinamide formyltransferase, with product MGKIKRVVFLASGRGSNFTASVEYIRKKKLKLDLVALVTDNPEAKAVGVAKSFGIPTKVIPYATYAQKTDYHKDLLNEVENLNPDLIVACGYMRILKPEFVRQFRSQIINVHPSLLPAFPGLDSQKQALEYGVKVAGCTVHFVEEGVDTGPIILQKAIAIAPEWTEKELSLAILAEEHKILPLAIQLFCEDKLKIKERKVEILK from the coding sequence ATGGGAAAAATAAAACGTGTCGTTTTTTTGGCCTCAGGAAGAGGATCCAATTTTACCGCTTCTGTCGAGTACATTCGAAAAAAAAAGCTAAAGCTCGACCTGGTGGCCCTTGTGACAGACAACCCGGAGGCCAAAGCCGTAGGTGTGGCCAAATCCTTTGGAATTCCCACAAAAGTCATTCCTTACGCCACCTATGCTCAAAAAACGGACTACCACAAGGATTTACTAAACGAAGTGGAAAACCTAAATCCCGACCTCATAGTGGCTTGCGGGTACATGCGGATTCTAAAGCCTGAATTTGTACGCCAGTTTCGAAGCCAAATCATCAATGTCCACCCAAGCCTACTTCCGGCCTTTCCCGGGCTCGATTCCCAAAAACAAGCACTGGAATACGGCGTAAAGGTGGCAGGTTGTACGGTTCATTTTGTAGAGGAAGGTGTGGACACGGGTCCCATCATATTGCAAAAAGCGATTGCCATTGCCCCCGAGTGGACCGAAAAAGAACTATCCCTTGCAATCCTTGCGGAAGAACATAAAATCCTTCCCCTCGCTATACAACTGTTTTGTGAAGATAAATTAAAAATCAAAGAACGAAAGGTAGAAATCCTAAAATGA
- the fliS gene encoding flagellar export chaperone FliS, with translation MSLARKTGASAYNEYKANEISTVSQIKLIVMLFDGAIRFLGVAKDNMTPRKYDVVNNNIIKTQDIITELLLSLNMEEGKEVANNLLSLYVYLKKRLLEANMLKDKTIIEECIKILIELKISWEELEKKDTPNPNTAPGVRPTGISITG, from the coding sequence ATGTCGCTTGCGAGAAAAACCGGTGCCTCTGCTTACAATGAATACAAAGCCAATGAGATATCTACCGTTAGCCAAATCAAATTGATTGTGATGCTCTTCGACGGAGCCATCCGATTCCTTGGTGTGGCAAAAGACAATATGACTCCCAGAAAGTATGATGTTGTGAACAACAATATCATCAAAACCCAAGACATCATCACAGAACTTCTACTTTCTCTCAATATGGAAGAAGGGAAAGAAGTAGCAAATAACCTTCTGTCCTTATATGTTTATTTGAAGAAACGATTGTTAGAAGCAAATATGCTAAAAGACAAAACAATCATAGAAGAATGTATCAAAATCCTCATTGAGTTAAAAATCTCTTGGGAAGAGTTAGAGAAAAAAGACACTCCGAATCCAAATACAGCCCCTGGTGTGCGGCCTACGGGAATTTCGATTACAGGATAA
- a CDS encoding flagellar protein FlgN, translated as MISSKQTTKQLLQKKIQYLDSLIANLKREEELLSYRDADTAVKLEFKNETFVRKLEEVDRELWERQEMEVYSEEEIAISETVFERLDAARSLQQKVQELLVFEMNESKKEYWDFSIKRKLKFHLIQSSGLSWTKNYC; from the coding sequence ATGATTTCATCCAAACAAACGACCAAACAACTTTTACAAAAGAAAATCCAATACTTAGATTCTCTGATTGCCAATCTGAAACGAGAAGAAGAATTACTTTCTTACCGAGATGCGGATACGGCTGTGAAGTTGGAATTTAAAAATGAAACGTTTGTGCGGAAGTTGGAAGAGGTAGATCGGGAACTTTGGGAAAGACAGGAAATGGAAGTTTACTCAGAAGAGGAGATTGCCATTTCAGAAACTGTTTTTGAACGGTTGGACGCGGCCAGAAGTCTCCAACAAAAGGTGCAAGAATTACTTGTTTTTGAAATGAATGAGAGTAAAAAAGAGTATTGGGATTTTAGTATCAAACGAAAACTAAAGTTTCATTTGATTCAGTCCTCTGGCCTCTCATGGACAAAAAATTACTGTTAA
- a CDS encoding DnaJ domain-containing protein gives MDKKLLLNDSLHFLGLSLGFTESELKESYHKLAKKYHPDSGEFTSDVMFLELNKHYESLKDYLLIHPEEEIPSEGSGDRYGDGDTNTPLVKPSKDPIFHEYKQAKEKETKAILRYYEKRDLHPIELSENLNKELVQLRKDLEPVLSVYAEILKKHSTSLWAKDAKDSLERLKVWWS, from the coding sequence ATGGACAAAAAATTACTGTTAAATGATTCCCTCCATTTTTTAGGTCTCTCTCTCGGTTTTACAGAATCCGAACTCAAAGAATCCTATCATAAATTAGCAAAAAAATACCATCCTGATTCCGGCGAATTTACCAGTGATGTTATGTTTTTGGAACTAAACAAACATTACGAATCCTTAAAAGACTATCTTCTGATCCATCCCGAAGAGGAAATTCCGTCAGAGGGAAGTGGAGACAGGTATGGAGACGGGGATACAAACACTCCTTTGGTAAAACCTTCTAAAGATCCAATATTTCATGAATACAAACAAGCTAAGGAAAAAGAAACCAAAGCCATTTTGCGTTATTATGAAAAACGGGATCTCCATCCCATTGAACTTTCGGAAAACTTAAACAAGGAACTTGTCCAATTGAGAAAGGACTTAGAACCCGTGCTTTCAGTCTATGCGGAGATTTTAAAAAAACATTCTACAAGCCTATGGGCAAAAGATGCCAAAGATTCTTTGGAACGCCTTAAAGTTTGGTGGAGTTAA
- a CDS encoding TRAP transporter large permease, with product MGSWGILLLLLALILLRQPLIVLMGAITVFCYYFLPDPPLESFHELNSIIGDLFFAGDKEILLAIPLFIIAGNLMTHGSIARRLIRIAQAMTAPIPAGLAIAGVFSCGIFAAISGSSPVTLIAIGGLMYPSLTKAGYPTQFSMGLLASGGTLGIIIPPSIPMIVYAIMVGVSVTDLFIAGIGPGILLMSLLMIYSVLRAGKVGRGKWDWQEIRIAWKEGALALLMPVVILGGIYSGFFTATESAAIAVFYAILVEVFIHKELSFPKIPKIMAESAEMLGILFLILILAVSLNKFMIENEIPQNLVATMSGLISSPVTFLIGVNILLLIVGMFMDIMSAILVLAPLLAPMAVNYGINPVHFGIIMIVNLEIGYLTPPVGVNLFVASGIFKQPLGKVIQSVAPIVGLFLIGLVLISWIPDISLGLLGGEAAAPTP from the coding sequence ATGGGTTCTTGGGGAATACTCCTACTCTTACTTGCTTTAATTTTACTCAGACAACCATTGATTGTGCTTATGGGTGCGATCACTGTGTTTTGTTATTACTTTTTGCCAGATCCACCTCTTGAATCCTTCCATGAACTCAACAGTATCATCGGGGACTTGTTCTTTGCTGGTGATAAGGAAATCCTACTTGCGATTCCTCTATTCATCATTGCAGGGAACTTAATGACACATGGAAGTATTGCAAGGCGACTCATTCGGATTGCCCAAGCGATGACAGCTCCCATTCCTGCGGGCCTTGCGATTGCAGGGGTATTTTCTTGCGGGATTTTTGCTGCCATCTCTGGTTCCTCTCCTGTGACTCTCATCGCCATCGGTGGACTCATGTATCCTTCCTTAACTAAGGCTGGATACCCCACTCAGTTCTCTATGGGACTTCTTGCATCGGGTGGAACTCTTGGGATCATCATCCCACCGAGTATTCCGATGATTGTGTATGCGATTATGGTGGGTGTTTCGGTTACCGATCTTTTCATCGCAGGGATAGGTCCTGGAATCCTACTCATGTCACTTCTTATGATCTACTCCGTGTTACGAGCGGGGAAAGTGGGTCGAGGAAAATGGGACTGGCAAGAAATTCGTATCGCCTGGAAAGAAGGTGCCCTTGCCCTTCTGATGCCAGTGGTCATTCTCGGTGGAATTTACTCTGGATTTTTTACTGCGACTGAATCGGCAGCCATTGCGGTATTCTATGCCATCCTTGTCGAAGTGTTCATTCACAAAGAACTCAGTTTTCCTAAGATCCCTAAGATCATGGCAGAGAGTGCGGAGATGCTTGGGATTCTATTTCTGATTCTGATCCTTGCTGTAAGTTTAAACAAGTTCATGATCGAAAACGAAATTCCTCAGAATCTCGTTGCGACTATGTCTGGACTCATTTCAAGCCCAGTGACCTTCCTTATTGGTGTAAACATATTGTTACTCATCGTGGGAATGTTTATGGATATCATGAGTGCGATCCTAGTTTTGGCACCACTACTTGCTCCCATGGCAGTCAACTATGGAATCAACCCAGTACATTTTGGAATCATAATGATTGTGAATTTGGAAATTGGATATTTGACTCCGCCAGTGGGTGTGAACCTATTTGTGGCTTCTGGTATCTTCAAACAACCGTTAGGTAAGGTCATCCAATCGGTAGCACCGATTGTTGGGCTCTTTCTGATTGGCCTTGTTCTCATCAGTTGGATTCCAGATATTTCGCTCGGACTATTAGGTGGAGAAGCGGCGGCACCAACGCCTTAA